From the Micromonospora echinofusca genome, the window CCGTTGCAGGGATGGACGGGTTCTCCAGGATGGACGGCGCGGGGGCCGTCGGTCAGAGCGTGGCCGCCGCCATGTGGCGTCGGCGGCGGGCCAGGATCAGGGCGCCGCCCGCGGCGGAGCCGAGCAGGGCCCCGCCGGCCGCCAGCGTGCCGGTCCCGTCCGTGCCGCCGCGCCCGCCGGCCTGGGCCCCGCCGATCGGGGTGACGGTGAACGTGGCGCTGCCGGCCGCGCTGCCGTCGCCGCAGGTGGCGGCCACCGTGTAGGTGCCCAGGGTGAAGCCGGCGGTGAAGAGTTCTGCGCTCAGCCCGCCGCCGGCCGCCGCCGTGGTGGACCGGACGTTCTGGTCGCGGTCGGGGCCGGTGACGCGGAAGATCGCGTCGCCGGACTTCGGGTTGCAGGTCGTCGCGGTGAGCACGACCGTCCCGCCGACCGGCGTGGTGGCCGGTGACACGACGGTGTCGGCCAGCGCCGCGCCGGGGAGCAGGAGCGTGCCGAGACCCACGCCGAGCGCCGCCGATACGAGAACTGTCTTTGCCTTCATACGCGTCTTCCCTCACTTTTCGTCCGCTGACTGCGTGGGACGTCGTTCGGGTGGCCAACTCCGTGACTAGCACCGGTGTGACCAACCCTAGGAGGGTTGGGGTCCCCATCCGGTGAAAATGAGAAATCTTCGTTGCCGTCACGTGTCCACCCGGGAGGCGGAGGGAGCAGCGGAAATGCCGGCACGGCCCACCCGCGAGGGTTGGCCGTGCCGATGTCGCCGGGGGCCGTGCTGTCGCGGCTGGACCGTCTCGGCCCGTCTCGGGAACCGTGCCCCGCGGCGGGCCGTACGCGTCCGGCCCGCCGCGTCGGCCCGGTCCTGACCGGTTTGCTCGGGGCAGGGGTGGGTGTCAGCCCTGCGCGGTGGCGTTCTCGGGGCGCGGCTCGGGCAGCGGCTCCCCGGTCTCCAGCAGCGACTTGAGGCTGGCCAGCAGCTCCGGCCAGCCGCCGCTGCCGTCGAGCTGGCCGCTGACCGCCCGGTACATCTCGCTGCCCGGGGAGAAGTCCTCGTGGGTGACGGTCAACTTGACGAACCCGCCGTACGGGGCGATGTCGAAGGTGACCCGGGACCTCCGCTCGCCGAGTCGGGCCGCCAGCTCCTCGTCGGACCAGCCGAAGTGCGCGGCGTGCTCGGGCTGGAAGCCGTGCCAGCTGTAGGAGAGCCGGCGGAACGGCTCGGCGACCAGGACGCGCTGGCCGAGGTCGCGGAACTCGCCGCCCGGCTCGTCCTGCCACAGCACGGGGGAGCCGACCCGCCAGTCGGAGCGCAGCGCGACGCCGCCCCAGTAGCGGCGGGTGAACGCCGGCTCGGTCAGCGCGGTCCAGAGCTTCTCGGGGGTGGTGTTGACGTAGGTGGTGTAGACGAAGGTGGGACTGTCCATCGGCTCCCGCTCCAGAGCTGTCCGTAGGTCGGCGAGTGCGCGCACCCGCTCGCGGTCGTAGCGGTCGATCCATCGTTCGGCGACGGCGTTGATCGGGACGGGGTTGAGGTAGTGCAGCTTCTCCCGGCCGCGTCGCACGGTGGTCACCAGGTTGGCCGCCGCCAACACCGCCAGGTGCTTGCTGACCGACTGCCGGGTCATGTCGAGCCCGGCGCACAGTTCGCGCAGGCTCTGCCCGTTGCGCCGGTTGAGGTCGTCGAGGAGTCGGCGCCGACTCGCGTCGGCCAGCGCCCGGAACACGTCGTCCACCCTGCTCACCTCGCACACGCAGCCACCCGGCTGCCTGTCAGGTTAGACAACCGGACGGCTGCATGTCCAGCGTGCCGCCGCATTCACCCGTCGAAGGCGGTAGGAGCGGTCAGGCCGGGCGGCCGACGTCGTCGTGCAGCAGCCCCACCAGCGCGGAGATGCCCTCCCCGCCGTGGCCCCGGGCGACCGCCCCGTCCAGCAGGTCCCGCCCCGCGCCCGGCCTCAGGCGGATCTGGCGGGATCGGTCACCCAGCCGGCGAGCAGCACCAGCCCGGAGGGCCGGTGCACGGCGAGGAAGCCGAAGGGGCGGTCGATGTCGAGGCGTACCCGCCGCCTGCGCGCGGTGACCGGCCGAGGCGCCGAACCCGCCCGCGTGGAGACGGCGGTCACCGCGGCCGCGCGGAACCCCGCCGCGCCGAACGTCGCCGTCGCGCTCTGCCGCGCCTGCGACACGGCCAACGGGCGGGCGATGCCGGGGAAGTGGTCGCCGTCGCCGACGGCGGTGGCGAGACCGAACAGCGCGGCCCGCGCCAGCAGGTCGTGGTCGGCGCGGACGGTGAAGCCCACGGTGGAGACGAACAGCTCGGGCCGGTCGTCGTACGCCTCCACGACCTGTTCGTCGACGCCGGGGCCGGCGGCGACGGGCAGCGCGGACGGTGCGCCGATGGCGCCGATCGCGGCCGGCAGCACCTGCGCCGCCCCGCGCCCCGGCGTGCCCAGGGCGAGCACCACGTCGACGTCCTCGGCACCGCGTACGGTCAGCAGGCTCACCGGGCCGGCGGCGGTGTCGACGGCCCGTAGCGCGTCGAGGTCGTGGCCGATCCGGCTCAGCCCGGCCAGCCGGCGCCCGCGCCACGGCCCGGCGGCCGGCTGGCACCAGGCGTCGCGGAACGGCTCGGCCCACCCGGTCCGCAGCGACAGGGCGTTGGCCAGGACCATCGCCGTGGTCGGGGCGACCCGCACCGGCATCCGGCGGATCAGGCCGTCGGTGTGCGTGGCGACCCACTCGTCGAGGGCGGCCTGGTCGTGCGCCGGGTCGCCGGTCAGCTCCCCGCGCATGGCCGCCGGCACCTCGCGCAGCCACCGGTCGGTCAGCGGCAGGTCCCGCCGTGCCCAGGCGGCGAGGGCCAGCCGGGTGGTGGGGGAGCGGTCCAGGTCGAAGCGGGTCGGGTCCGGCGCGACCGCGAGCAGCTCGTCGCGGGCCGGGCCGGCGGCGTAACGGGCGAGCAGCGCCAGCAGCGGGTAGACGCCGGCGCCGGAGACGACCGTCTGGCCGCCGTCGAGGGCGGACGCCCAGCGGGCGGTGAGCGCGTTGACGGCGATGGTGCTCATGGGGGCGGCGTCCTCCGGGGGCGAGGTGACCGTCGCCCGGCGGCGACCGCTGGCACCCTACCGCCGCCCGCCGCCCGCCGCCCGCCGCCCGCCGCCCGCCGCCCGCCGCCCGCCGCCCGCCGCCCGCCGCCCGCCGCCCGCCGCCCGAGGGCCGGGCCGGAGGGCGGCAGGGCTGGTCGGTGGCGGGACGGCACGGGCGGTGTGGCAGCGTGGGCGGCGTGAACACCTGCGCACCGCTGGACGTCGACCTGGCGCTGGTCGGTGGCGGCGGCGCCGCGTCGCTGGTCCTCGCGGCCCTGGACCGGCACGGCGTGCGCGACCTGCGGGTCGCCGTCGTCGACCCGGTCCACCGGCGCGGGCAGGACCGGACCTGGGCGTTCTGGGACCGGCCCGGCAGCGACCTGGACCCGCTGCTGGCCGCGAGCTGGCCCCAGGTCGAGGTGGCGACGTCCGCCGGCCGCCGCGTCCTCGACCTCGCCCCCCTGCGGTACGCCATGCTGCGCTCGGGCCCGGTCTACGACCGGGCCGCCGAGGCCGAGCGGCGGCTCGGGGTGCAGCGGCTCGTGGCACCCGTCGACGCCCTGCACGACGACGGTGATCGCGTGCTGGTGCGTACGGGCGGGGGCGGCCCGACCGTCCGCGCGTCCTGGGTGCTGGACTCCCGGCCCCGGCCGCCCCGGCGACCCGGGCGCACCAACTGGCTCCAGCACTTCCGGGGCTGGTGGCTGGAGTCCGACGCGCCGGTCTTCGATCCGGCGCGGGCCGTCCTGATGGACTTCCGCACCCCGCAGCCCGACCGGGGCGTGTCGTTCGGCTACGTCCTGCCGGTCAGCGACCGGTACGCCCTGGTGGAGTACACCGAGTTCGGCCCCGACCTGCTCACCGACGCCGGCTACGACGCGGCCCTGGCGGGCTACCGGGACCTGCTCGGCCTCGACCCGGCCGGGCTCACGGTCCGCGAGGTGGAGAACGGCGTGATCCCGATGACCGACGGCCCGTTCGAGGCCCGGCCCTCACCCCGGGTGGTCCGCCTCGGCACGGCCGGCGGCGCCACCCGACCGTCCACCGGCTTCACCTTCTCCGCCATGCACCGCCAGGCCGAGCAGGTCGGCCGTGCCCTCGCCGCCGGCCGCCCGCCGGTACCCGGCCCCGCGTACCCCCGTCGGCACCGCTGGATGGACGCGGTCGCGCTGCGGGCGCTGGACGCCGGCGGCGTCGGCGGGCCGGACTTCTTCGGTCGGCTCTTCGAGCGCAACCCCGCCGAGCGGGTGCTGCGGTTCCTCGACGGCGCCACCAGCCCGGCGGAGGAGGTGGCGCTGATGAGTTCCACCCGGCTGGCGCCGATGGTCGCCGCCACGGCCGGCGACGCCGCGGCCCGGCTGCGCGACCGCGTCGATCCGGCCCGCCGCTCCGCGACGTGGACGGTCCCGCGACCGGTCGTCGGCGGCCGGGCCGACGCCGACGGCTGAGCGCCCGCCGCCTCAGCCGGCGCGGACGGCGTCGCGGACGAGGACGCGCAGCTCCTCCATCGGGTCGCCGTCGCCCGCGCTGAGCAGCGTCTTCGTCGCGGCCACGGTCAGGCCGAGCTCCGGATAGGCGTACGCGAGGCTGCCGCCGCTGCCCGCGCAGCCGAACGCCCCGTCCGACTCGACCGCGTATCCCAGTCCGAAGCTCGCCTCCTGACCGAAGACCCACTCCGTGCCGCGCACCGCCACGGCACCGACCTCCCGCAGCCGCGCGGGCGAGATCAGGCGTACGCCGTCGACCTCGCCGATCAGCGCGGCGAACATCCGGGCCATGGCCCGGGCGGACATCGTGCCGGTGGCCGGGACGTCGGCGCGGAGGAACTCGGGTCGGGTGCCGACGGAGGCGTCCGGCCGGAGACCGGGCGGGGCGACCCGGTCGAAGTTCGGCAGGTTGGCGGCGGCCCAGTCCAGCATCGCGGACAGGTTGCGGTCGGCGACCGGGGCCAGCCGGTTCAGATCGGCCTCGGGCACCCCGAGGAACAGCTCCCCGGGTACGCCGAGCGGCCCGGCGACGTCCTCGGCGAGCACCCGCGAGATCCGCCGGCCGGTGACCCGCCGGACCACCTCGCCGATCAGCCAGCCGAAGGTCCAGGCGTGGTACGCGAGCACGTCGCCCGGAGCCCAGAGCGGCACGCTGTCGGCGACGATCCCGCACATCCGGTCCCAGTCGCCGGCGTCGGCGACGGTGACGTCGGGCGGCAACGCGGGCACGCCCGCCGTGTGGGTCAGCACGTGCCGCAGGGTGACGCCACCCTTGCCGTGGCGGGCGAACTCCGGCCACACCTCGGCGATGCGCAGGTCGTAGTCGAGCACGCCCCGCTCGGCGAGCACGTGTGCCACGGTCGCGGTGAGCCCCTTGCCGGTCGACGCGCCCCAGATCGGCGTGCCGGAGGTCAGCGGTCGGCCAGTGGCGCGGTCGGCCACGCCCGCCACCTCGTCCACCACCTGCGTCCCGTGCAGGTACGCGGCCACCTGCACGCCGTCCTCCCGGCCGGCGGCCACCAACTCGTCGATCCGCGCGCGTACCTCGGCCCGCAGGCCGTCCCATCTCCCCGTCACGGGAGGCCATCCTGCCAGCGGCCGGGTGGCGGATCACACCCATTTTCCGCAGACCACGCCGCGGCCCCCGACAGCGGGGCCGGCGACGCCGATTCGGTAGGTTGCCGCCATGGTGGACGAGACGGCCGGCAGGGTCGTGCAGATCTGGACCGACGGCGCGTGCAGCGGCAACCCCGGCCCCGGCGGGTGGGGCGTGGTGCTGCGCTACGGCGCGCACGAACGGGAGCTGTGCGGGGGCGAGGCGACCCCCACCACCAACAACCGGATGGAGCTGATGGCGGCCATCCAGGCCCTGGAGAGCCTGACCCGCTCCGTCACCGTCGAGCTGCACACCGACAGCACGTACGTGCGCAACGGCATCACGAGCTGGCTGGCGT encodes:
- a CDS encoding serpin family protein gives rise to the protein MSTIAVNALTARWASALDGGQTVVSGAGVYPLLALLARYAAGPARDELLAVAPDPTRFDLDRSPTTRLALAAWARRDLPLTDRWLREVPAAMRGELTGDPAHDQAALDEWVATHTDGLIRRMPVRVAPTTAMVLANALSLRTGWAEPFRDAWCQPAAGPWRGRRLAGLSRIGHDLDALRAVDTAAGPVSLLTVRGAEDVDVVLALGTPGRGAAQVLPAAIGAIGAPSALPVAAGPGVDEQVVEAYDDRPELFVSTVGFTVRADHDLLARAALFGLATAVGDGDHFPGIARPLAVSQARQSATATFGAAGFRAAAVTAVSTRAGSAPRPVTARRRRVRLDIDRPFGFLAVHRPSGLVLLAGWVTDPARSA
- a CDS encoding serine hydrolase domain-containing protein is translated as MTGRWDGLRAEVRARIDELVAAGREDGVQVAAYLHGTQVVDEVAGVADRATGRPLTSGTPIWGASTGKGLTATVAHVLAERGVLDYDLRIAEVWPEFARHGKGGVTLRHVLTHTAGVPALPPDVTVADAGDWDRMCGIVADSVPLWAPGDVLAYHAWTFGWLIGEVVRRVTGRRISRVLAEDVAGPLGVPGELFLGVPEADLNRLAPVADRNLSAMLDWAAANLPNFDRVAPPGLRPDASVGTRPEFLRADVPATGTMSARAMARMFAALIGEVDGVRLISPARLREVGAVAVRGTEWVFGQEASFGLGYAVESDGAFGCAGSGGSLAYAYPELGLTVAATKTLLSAGDGDPMEELRVLVRDAVRAG
- a CDS encoding lycopene cyclase family protein; protein product: MNTCAPLDVDLALVGGGGAASLVLAALDRHGVRDLRVAVVDPVHRRGQDRTWAFWDRPGSDLDPLLAASWPQVEVATSAGRRVLDLAPLRYAMLRSGPVYDRAAEAERRLGVQRLVAPVDALHDDGDRVLVRTGGGGPTVRASWVLDSRPRPPRRPGRTNWLQHFRGWWLESDAPVFDPARAVLMDFRTPQPDRGVSFGYVLPVSDRYALVEYTEFGPDLLTDAGYDAALAGYRDLLGLDPAGLTVREVENGVIPMTDGPFEARPSPRVVRLGTAGGATRPSTGFTFSAMHRQAEQVGRALAAGRPPVPGPAYPRRHRWMDAVALRALDAGGVGGPDFFGRLFERNPAERVLRFLDGATSPAEEVALMSSTRLAPMVAATAGDAAARLRDRVDPARRSATWTVPRPVVGGRADADG
- the rnhA gene encoding ribonuclease HI, with the protein product MVDETAGRVVQIWTDGACSGNPGPGGWGVVLRYGAHERELCGGEATPTTNNRMELMAAIQALESLTRSVTVELHTDSTYVRNGITSWLASWKRNGWRTAAKQPVKNADLWQRLEAACARHEVTWLWVKGHNGHPENERADALANRGMTEARTSAVPAGR
- a CDS encoding ArsR/SmtB family transcription factor; the encoded protein is MDDVFRALADASRRRLLDDLNRRNGQSLRELCAGLDMTRQSVSKHLAVLAAANLVTTVRRGREKLHYLNPVPINAVAERWIDRYDRERVRALADLRTALEREPMDSPTFVYTTYVNTTPEKLWTALTEPAFTRRYWGGVALRSDWRVGSPVLWQDEPGGEFRDLGQRVLVAEPFRRLSYSWHGFQPEHAAHFGWSDEELAARLGERRSRVTFDIAPYGGFVKLTVTHEDFSPGSEMYRAVSGQLDGSGGWPELLASLKSLLETGEPLPEPRPENATAQG